The Pyxidicoccus trucidator DNA segment GAGAAGGCACGCGCGAGGAGGATTGGCGTCTTCCAGATGGGCGACTTCCTCGACATCTGGAGGGAGACTCCCTTCCTGACCCCGGGCTTCGACGCGGCCGCCCGCATCACCGACAGCCACCCGGCCCTGATGTCGGAGTTCGGCTCCGGGCGGCTCGGGGCCCGCTTCCTGCTGGGCAACCACGACTTCGAGCTCTTCCGCCACGAGCGGTTCAACAGGATGAGCAAGCGCCGCTTCTTCCTGGCCCCCGCGAGCGCCAGCGCGGCGGGGCTGGCACTGCACGGAGACATCTTCGACTGGCAGGAGCAGTTTCCCGACGCCTTCCAGAGCCTGGTCGTCTTCTACATCTCCCCTTTGCGGGAGCCGGAGGAGCGCCACCTGGAGGAAATGCTCGCGCTCGTCCATACGGAAAACAGGGAGCTGAATCTCACGGAGGGAATCGCCGGGACCGCGCGGCTCGGGGCTGTCGCGGCGCTCCAACCCCACCAGGTCAACGTCCCCGAGCGGTTCAACCTGACCAGCCACAAGTTTCTCGGCCCGGCGAAGGACCTGTGCCAGCGCCTCAACCGGGACCTCCAGTTCAACATGCACTACGCCGTCATCGGGCACACCCACCATGCGCGCATCGCGGTTGACGAAAGCAGCAATGGCTTCTTCGCGCTCATCGACACGGGCGCATGGATAGAGAGCTGCGAGCTGCCGGATGGCTCGCGGCTCCCCAATGCGCAGCTCACGGCCATCTCCGACAACGAGGTGCGCATCTACCAGCTCATCCGGCGCACCGTCTGAGCCTCAGGCGGCCGCCCTGCGAGGGCCCTGCACTCGAGCCACGGGCTTCGCCCGTTCTACATGCGGGGCATGCCCCGAGGTCTCCTGGTGGGCTCCGCCATTCCTCAAGCGGAAGTACAGGCGGCGGAGGCGGAAGAACAGGCTGAGGAGTGAAATCAAGAAAGGGCACCGTGCCGGCCGCGATTCCAGCTGCGCGGGCGGGGTAGCGGACGACAAGGCATGAGTCGACGCGGGCAGGAGCGCCCGCACGCGAACCCCCAGGCCGAGGTGCTCCTTCCAATACGTGTTCAGGAAGATGCCATCCGGATCCATCTCCCGCCGGACCTCCATGAACTTCCGCCACATGGGGTATTGCAGGCGGAGGTAGTCCGCACCGGCCGGCGAGTCCGCCTTGGGCAGGTGCTTGCCCCAGTGCACGCGGAAGTTGATGTTCTTCTTCCTCATCAGCTCCCAGAACTGCTCGAAGAAACGCTCCCGGTCCGCTTCGAAGCTCCTCCCGTCTTTCGCGCCCGGGCGGAACCAGAACACGTCCAGCCTGACGGAGTGCCGCCCATGGCTGGGGCTCAGCCAGAAGCGACTCTTGTGACCCGGGTAGACTTCAAAGGCGTACGGGCCGGTCCGCGTCATGCCCTCCGCCGCGCTCGTGCCCTTGCCGTCCTGGGGGTGGGGGCAGAAGAACTGGCTCATGAGCCTCATCACCCTGCCGGTATCGGCGATGTCGATGAACAGCTCGGTGAACTCCGTTGGCACATTCTCGTCCGAGATGTTGTCGTCCAGAGGCAGCGCCTTGTACCAGACGTCCCGGAATGGCTTTCCCTGCTGCTTCTTCTTCCTGCGCCCGCCCAGGAAGAGGCCCAGGGCGTCACTCACCAGGTCCCGGGTCTCTGCGTTGTAGGGCAGCGGATCCTCCGTCGCGAGGTAGGTGAAGAACGGGCGGATGACGAGCCTCTGGACGATTCTCGGAACCCCGACGAAGGGCCTGCGCGCGAAGCGCCGGGTACTCAGTCGCTGCAAGGTGCGCGGTCCCGAGACCCGGCACCAGTGCTTGATGCGCCTGCGGAGGGTGGACGCCTGCTTGTAGCTGGCTCCGGAGCGCTTCGCCGCCCAGAGCTCCACCATGTCGACACCCTGTTGCGGCCACCAGAACAGCCGGGTGTATTGGTTCTTCTTGTCCTGGAAGAACCCCTCCAGCCCGGCCTTGCCGTCCCTGAACAGGTTCGCGGGGCACTTCTGGGTGGGCATGGTGGAATGGAGGCCCTGGACGTCGTAACGAGGCCCGCACTCGAGCGTGACGGTGGACACGATGCCCAGCAGTCCCATGGAGACCCCCGCGGCGTAGAACGGATTGTGCTTCTCGTCCTCGGGGTCATCCGGCTTGGGGGCCAGGTCGTGCACCTGGCCGGTCCCATCGATGAGGCGGATGCCGACGACGGCCGCGCCCAGGTCGTGCTGGAGGGTGCCACCCCTCGAACCCGTGGAGAGGAAGCCGGCCACCGTCTGGTGGGTGATTCCTCCAAGGTCCGGCAAGGCCCAGCCGCGCGTGTCGAGCTGCCACACGAGGCTGTTCTCCTTGTTCGACAGAGGGTCCTGCGGATCCACCCCCATGTGGCAGCCCGCCTGGACGGTGACGCGCATCCGCCTGCCCGCTTCGACTTCGTCCCACTCGAGAATCTCGGTGTACCGGTCGAGCTGCACGTTGATGTGGTATCCACCCGCGTCGGAATAGATGCTCCCGGGCACGCCGTGCGCCGAGCCACGCACCCGGAGCTGGGCGCCCTCGACCCGGGCCTTCCTGACGAGCTGGATGAGCTCCTCCTCCGTCTGGGGATGCTCGAATGAGAATCCATTGCCGTGCCGCGTGTCGTCGGGAGGCATGCCTGGCTCCAATTGGGGGAACCTGAGCCCCAAGGGAAGGGACTCAAGCGCCCGAGGCCGCGCACCGGAACCGCGGCACACACCTCAGGGCGGTTTCAGTAAAGACGGAGCCACCCCCGAGTGGATGTGACTGACCTCCCAGGGGCAGCGGAGAGGACCTAGTCGACCGCCTCTTCCTCGGCGTGTGCATCCTGAAGCCTGCCCAGCAGGACCCTGGCAACCCGAAGCTCGGAAGAGTCAAGGCCCGGCGGCAGTGGCTCGAGCAGCTCCAACAGCAACCGTTGCGTCTCCCGGCTCCTCCCCTGCTCCCGCAGCAGATGGCACAGGCTCAGGGTGGCCCGAATCTCGATGCACCGCGCCCCGGACCGCCGGCCAATCCGTATCGCCTCGTGGAATTCCCACAGCGCCCGGGCCGCTTCGCCCTGGCGCAGCAGCAATTCCCCCTGGAGCCGGTGCAGCTCGGGATCCTCCAGGTGCTCTCCCGTCCTCTCTCCCCAGGCCAGTCCCTCCGCCACCGCGTCCAGCCCCTCGGGAATCAGCCCCAGCCGCAGGCGCGCATCCGCCAGCAGGCAGAAGAAATAGGTTCCGCCGGACTCCGCGCCCGCCTGCCGGATGCGCTCGAGGTCTCGCAGCAACAGGCCATAGCCCTCCTCCTGGCGGCCGAGCCGGATGAGTGCCCACCCGCGTAGCGCGGGTGCCCAGCCCTCCCAGGTCGGGAACTGCCCCTGCTCGAAGATGAAGAGGGCCTTGTCGATGGCCTCCAGCAGCCGGTGCACATCGAACCGGACCCAGTGCATCTGGGCGGCCGCCTGGTACGTCAGCAGCAACGTGTAGGGGTGGCCCAGCCGCTCGGCACGCTGGAGAGCCCCGTCGATGAGCCGCAGGCTCCGCTCCCGCTCGCAACGGATGGCGCAGGTGATGGCCTCGTAGGCCTGGGCCATCGCCAGCGGCTCGGACTCGAGCACCCCGAGCGCCTGCGGCATCAGCTCCGCTTCCGAGGCGCCCTGGGCCACGGCCTCGTGGAACAGCGCCTCGGCCTCCACCACCTCTCCTTGCAGCAGCTGGCTCATCCCCCCCATCAACCGGCCCACGACCAGGAGCTGAGGCACCTGGTCCCGCTGGCCCAGGGAGACAATCTGCTCCGAGAGCTTGAGCGCCACCGGGAAGTTCAAGCGCATCATGTTCTTGACGAACAGGCTCCTGCACGCGGCCACGAGGATGGGCGTGTCCCGCACGTCCTGGAAGAGCTCCGGGATGCGCGCGTACAGCTGAGCCACCTCGGGCGCCGCGTAGCTCCGCGCGGAGATGAGGGCCTGACCGAGCAGCACCAGCAGCCGCAGCTCCTCCTCTACCCGCTGGGCCGCCCGGGGCAGGCGCCTGAACAGCGCGAGCGCCTGCTCCAGATGGGCCGCGGACTCGTCGAACGCCGAGCGCCGCAGGGCCAACTCCCCGGCCTGGGCCCAGTACTGGATGGCCGGCTTCGACTCTCCCGCCTGGGTGTAGTGGTGGGCGATGAGCTCGGGCGGAGCGGGGCTGACGCCCTCCCCGGGGTGCTCCAGGAGGAAGGCGACCCGATGGTGGTACTGCCGCCTGCGGGGCTTCTGCAGGGACTCGTAGGCCTCTTCCTGGATGAGGGCATGCCTGAACTCGTAGCAGGGCTCCGTGCCATCCACCTTGTGCAGGAGCAGTCCCTCGTCGACCAGCTCCTCGAGCTCCCGGCATAGGGAGGCGCCATCGCGCTCCACCACGGCCGCCAGCTGCCGCCGCGTGAAGCTGCGGCCAATCACGGCCCCCGTCCAGACCAGCTCCTTCTGCTCCTGGGGGAGCGGATCCAACCGGGCCAGGAGCAGCTCCTGCAGGGTGACGGGCAGGGGGCCAATCCCAGACATCTCGGCGCCGGGCACTGCCCGGGTCAGCACCATGCGGGTCATCTCCTCGACGAAGAGGGGAATGCCCTCCGTCTGCCGCACCAGGAGCTTGAGCGTCTCCCCTGGCAGGCTGGGCCGGTCCTGGGTGAGCCGCCGCACCAGCTCGGCGGTGTCCTCCTCCGAGAGTCGCTCCAGCGCGAGCCGCTGGAAGCCGGGATGCCGCCGACAGGAGAACCGCGGCTCGGGCCGTGTGCTCAACAGCAGGAGCACCCCCGACAGCTCGATGCGCTCCTGCAGCAGCGTGAGCAGCCGCAGGGTGGAAGGGTCGGCCCAGTGCAGGTCCTCCAGGACGAGCAGCAGGGAGCCCGGCTGGCCCCCTCCCGGAAGTCGTGCGGGCAACCGCAACAGGAAGGTGGCCAGGGTCTCCAGGGTGTGCTCCCGCTGCTGGTCGGGAGACATCAGGAGGGGCGGCAGGTCCCCGCGTGGGGGGAGGTCCAGGAGTTGCCCGAGCAGGAGCAGTCCCTCCGGATGCGGCAGCTCCAGGACTTTCGATAGCTCCTCCAGGCGAGCCCACTTCCTCGCGGCTGGCGAGTCCGCCGGGCCCAGCTCGAGCAGGGGTGCCATCCACTCGAGCACCGGATGGAAGGCGCTGCGGCTGAGCTGGGGCCAGCACTGGCTGGAGATGCAGCGCGCCCCTTCATGGACGGCGTGCTGGCACAGCTCCTGGATGAGCCGGGACTTGCCAATGCCTGCTTCGCCGCTGAGCAGGACCACCGCTCCGTGCCCCTGGCGGGCGCGCTCCCACCGGGCGAGGAGCTGGCGCAGCTCATCGACCCTGCCCACCAGCGGGGTGAGGCCCCGGGACAGCGTCCGCCCGAAGCGGGTGGTCTCCGGCCGCTCGTTCAGCAGCCGGTGGATGCCCACCCGCAGCGCGCCCAGCGAGGAGGCGAAGACCTGCTGGCCCAGCGGCTCTGCCACGAAGCTCCCACGCGCCCCCTGCAAGGTGTTGTCGCTGAGGCTGGCGGTGTTGGGCGCCGCCTGTCTGGCCAGCCAGGTCGCCAGGCGGGGCGCCTCGCCCTGGATGGAAGGAGCGTGTCCCTTCCCCCCGGCTGGGTCGAGCGCGTCCAGCACCACCATGTCCGTATGCACGCCCACGTGCACCGCGAGCTCGGTCTGCTCCGCTTGTGGCAGCTCGCTCGCCACCTTCGCCAGCCCGAGTGCGGCACGCAGCGCGCACAGGACGTCATCCTCGCGGGCGAGCGGATAGCCGAAGCAGCCCAGCACCTCGTCTCCCATGCGCAGCGCCACCCACCCCCCGTGCCGCTCGATGACGCGTGAGCAGGCCTGCTGGAAGGCCGCCTGCAGGTCGCCGAGGTCCTCGGAGTCGAAGGACTCGAGGCACGCCGAGAGTCGGCAACACACCAGCGTTACCTGCCGCCGGTGGGGAATGAAGCGCGGGGGCGACGCCCCCGAAGAGGGGAACAGGGTCCACTCCAGCATCCTCAGTTGCTCGCGCATCTCGAGCGCGCTCTGGAAGCGACGGGCCGGATTCTTGGCCAGTGCCCGTGCGAGGAACCAGCTCACCGGGTCAGGCAGGTCCGAGCGACGGCTGCGCACCGGCGGGACGGGCCCGGGCGAGAGGACCCGCTCGCGGAGCACGTGGAGCTTGTCGGCGGCATAGGGCAGCTCCCCCGTGAGCATCTTGTACAGCAGCAGCCCGGCGGCCCAGGTGTCCGTGCGCAGGTCCTGCGGCTCTCCCCGCCATTGCTCGGGAGCCATGAAGGCAGGCGTCCCCCCACTGGCCATTTCGGGCGAGGAGTCGAACCGGGCCAGTCCGAAGTCGAGCAGCTTCACCCGCCCGTCCGGGAGGATGAACACGTTGCTCGGCTTCAGGTCGCGGTGGATGATGTGGTGCGCATGGGCATGCGCCAGCCCGGCCACGACGTCGCCCAGGATTCCCAGGGCCCGCTGCAGCTCCAACGCGCCGTGCTCCAGCAGCGCGCTGAGTGACTGTCCCTCCAGACACTCCATGATGAGGAAGGGAGAGCCCTTCCATTCCGAGACATCGAAAATCCGGACGATGTTCTCGTGGTCGAGCTGGGCAACCAGCCGGGCTTCTTTCTGGAGCAGCCTGTCCATCGACTCCTGCGTCAGCGACTGGCCCGCGGAGAGGAACTTGAGCGCCACGATGCGTTGCAGCACGTGGTCCCGGGCACGGACGACGAGTCCCATGCCCCCCCTGCCAAGCTGCCCGATGATCTCGAACCGCCTGCCATCCTTCCCCCCGAGCCGATCTCCTGGTTGGGGACCTGGCAGGAGCGGAGCG contains these protein-coding regions:
- a CDS encoding D-arabinono-1,4-lactone oxidase, translating into MPPDDTRHGNGFSFEHPQTEEELIQLVRKARVEGAQLRVRGSAHGVPGSIYSDAGGYHINVQLDRYTEILEWDEVEAGRRMRVTVQAGCHMGVDPQDPLSNKENSLVWQLDTRGWALPDLGGITHQTVAGFLSTGSRGGTLQHDLGAAVVGIRLIDGTGQVHDLAPKPDDPEDEKHNPFYAAGVSMGLLGIVSTVTLECGPRYDVQGLHSTMPTQKCPANLFRDGKAGLEGFFQDKKNQYTRLFWWPQQGVDMVELWAAKRSGASYKQASTLRRRIKHWCRVSGPRTLQRLSTRRFARRPFVGVPRIVQRLVIRPFFTYLATEDPLPYNAETRDLVSDALGLFLGGRRKKKQQGKPFRDVWYKALPLDDNISDENVPTEFTELFIDIADTGRVMRLMSQFFCPHPQDGKGTSAAEGMTRTGPYAFEVYPGHKSRFWLSPSHGRHSVRLDVFWFRPGAKDGRSFEADRERFFEQFWELMRKKNINFRVHWGKHLPKADSPAGADYLRLQYPMWRKFMEVRREMDPDGIFLNTYWKEHLGLGVRVRALLPASTHALSSATPPAQLESRPARCPFLISLLSLFFRLRRLYFRLRNGGAHQETSGHAPHVERAKPVARVQGPRRAAA
- a CDS encoding protein kinase domain-containing protein, which gives rise to MSVYPAWGHHRTAEGTTMRRRDESSLGFRDDSDFGDSFLLEVIGSAPLLPGPQPGDRLGGKDGRRFEIIGQLGRGGMGLVVRARDHVLQRIVALKFLSAGQSLTQESMDRLLQKEARLVAQLDHENIVRIFDVSEWKGSPFLIMECLEGQSLSALLEHGALELQRALGILGDVVAGLAHAHAHHIIHRDLKPSNVFILPDGRVKLLDFGLARFDSSPEMASGGTPAFMAPEQWRGEPQDLRTDTWAAGLLLYKMLTGELPYAADKLHVLRERVLSPGPVPPVRSRRSDLPDPVSWFLARALAKNPARRFQSALEMREQLRMLEWTLFPSSGASPPRFIPHRRQVTLVCCRLSACLESFDSEDLGDLQAAFQQACSRVIERHGGWVALRMGDEVLGCFGYPLAREDDVLCALRAALGLAKVASELPQAEQTELAVHVGVHTDMVVLDALDPAGGKGHAPSIQGEAPRLATWLARQAAPNTASLSDNTLQGARGSFVAEPLGQQVFASSLGALRVGIHRLLNERPETTRFGRTLSRGLTPLVGRVDELRQLLARWERARQGHGAVVLLSGEAGIGKSRLIQELCQHAVHEGARCISSQCWPQLSRSAFHPVLEWMAPLLELGPADSPAARKWARLEELSKVLELPHPEGLLLLGQLLDLPPRGDLPPLLMSPDQQREHTLETLATFLLRLPARLPGGGQPGSLLLVLEDLHWADPSTLRLLTLLQERIELSGVLLLLSTRPEPRFSCRRHPGFQRLALERLSEEDTAELVRRLTQDRPSLPGETLKLLVRQTEGIPLFVEEMTRMVLTRAVPGAEMSGIGPLPVTLQELLLARLDPLPQEQKELVWTGAVIGRSFTRRQLAAVVERDGASLCRELEELVDEGLLLHKVDGTEPCYEFRHALIQEEAYESLQKPRRRQYHHRVAFLLEHPGEGVSPAPPELIAHHYTQAGESKPAIQYWAQAGELALRRSAFDESAAHLEQALALFRRLPRAAQRVEEELRLLVLLGQALISARSYAAPEVAQLYARIPELFQDVRDTPILVAACRSLFVKNMMRLNFPVALKLSEQIVSLGQRDQVPQLLVVGRLMGGMSQLLQGEVVEAEALFHEAVAQGASEAELMPQALGVLESEPLAMAQAYEAITCAIRCERERSLRLIDGALQRAERLGHPYTLLLTYQAAAQMHWVRFDVHRLLEAIDKALFIFEQGQFPTWEGWAPALRGWALIRLGRQEEGYGLLLRDLERIRQAGAESGGTYFFCLLADARLRLGLIPEGLDAVAEGLAWGERTGEHLEDPELHRLQGELLLRQGEAARALWEFHEAIRIGRRSGARCIEIRATLSLCHLLREQGRSRETQRLLLELLEPLPPGLDSSELRVARVLLGRLQDAHAEEEAVD